GAATACAGTGATGTATCCAATCTTGTAGGGTTGCTTCTTTGCTAATAGTGAAGTCAGTATCCTCGTAGAAGAAATGAATTTCGTGCATCAGTGGATGTAAAAACTAAGTTGGACTCTCTTTCCATCATCCTCAAATTTGACTTCATCACATAGATTCTTCATTAGGAAGATGCCTCGACCGCCTGGTTTTTCTAGATTTTCAGGTGCTGTAGGATCAGGTAATGTGTCATAGTCAAAGCCCTCACCTTCATCCTGAATAGTGAACAGGATGAGACTGTCTTCTAGCTTGAGAGACAAATCGACGTTTTTATCCTTGTCTGACTTGTTGCCATGTACGATAGCATTGTTGACGGACTCTGTCACAGCGATCATGATGTTGCCATAGATGTCATCGTCAAATTGGAATTTCTCTTTGGCATTGTCAATGAAGCTTTCGATGATTCGAATGTTTTCTGACAGTGACGGGATCTGAATTTTAATGGCGTCCATTGTTAATTGTTTTAGCGGTCACAAATATATTATTGTTCATTTAACCTTTGGAAGTATTTATTTACTTCTTCCTTGTAGTAAGGGTTCATTTTAGGGGGTAATGTCTGCAACAACTCCAGTTCGGATTGTTTGGTTTTGATGTATTCCTCATATTTCTTGGCTGTGTTGTGGATTTCTTCTTGTGCTGTTTGTGCTTCTCTTTGTTGATCGAGTTCTCGTTCTCTTAGTGCATCTTCGGATTGTAGCATCTTAGTCAAGATGTCTTGTTGGCGTTGTATGGTTTGTTGCGTGATGTTCTTATTGACGAGATCTGTTTCGGTTTGTTCCATCTTTTTGATGATGTCTTTTAGATTGTTTGAGAGTCCTTGGTCCCCATTATTGAGCTCATTTTCTATTTGTTGGAGCTGTTGACGTATCATTTCTTGTTCTGCAGCGAGTTCTGCTAATTCTTGAGAGAGTGGTTTTCCTGTTTTGCCACTTTTCTTTAGGTCTTGAATTTTCTTACTGAGTTCTTGTTGGAGCTGTGACATGCTTGGCATGGGCTTTTTCTTGCCTTTTTGTCCGGGCTGTGGCATGCCCATGGATTCTGCCATTTGCTGCTGCAATTGTTGTAGTACGTCGTTGAGAAGCAAGGCGAGATTGTTGATGGAGGTCATTGTGTATTGTTGATTGACTACCGCATCATTCTTTTTGCGATCTTTCATGCCTTGCAGACTGGCTTCAATATGGTTGTTCATGGCATCTAGTTCACGAGTGACGAAACTTTGTATCTGAAATACCCTACTAGCCAATGAGAGTAAACTGTCCTCAATAATGACTGCATCATCTCGGAGTTTGAGTTGTAGCTGAGATAAGGAGACAAAACGGGGGTCGCTTTGATTGACTGCTTTGAATTCTTCCATGAGATCTTCTTGATCAAAGGATAGCTTGAGTAGGTTGTCGAGTATATCTCGTAGATGATCAAGATTTTCTTGTAACATTTCCATTTCCATTGAAGTCTGCATGGACTTCATCTGATTGCTGAGACTTTCTATTTGTTCAGCTGCTTTTTGTTGTTGTTCTTGTGACTTTTTGCGTTTGCCTTGTTCTAGGCTTTGGTTGATTTCTTCTTGAGTTTGGTTGATTTCTTCTTGTTCCGTACTGAGGTCATCTAGTTTTTCGGGTTGGCTGAGCTTTTCATTGAGTTCTTCTAGTTTGTCTATCTCTTCTTGAAGTTGATCAAACTTTTGGTTGAGCTCCTCTTGATTTTCTTGAGTTGTTTCGAGGTTCGTATCTTTTTCACCTGTTTCTTGTGCGAGATCAGATTGCTGTTGTTTAAGTTGATCAAGATCTTGGATGATTTCATCCATTTTGTAATCGAATTGCATGCGTTTGAACATTTCCAGAGCGCGTTCTATTTCCTTTTCAAGATTCTTTTCCTTTTGTTGAATGTCTTGCATCAATTCGTCCAAATTCGTTTTGCTTTGATCGTCTTGCAATAATTTTTGTAGCTCTTCATAAAGTTTTTTTGTTTCTTCATCCAAGATATCTTCCATCAATTTTTGTAACTGTGCGGATTTTTTTTGTAGTTCTGGGTTGGGTTTATGAAATTTATTTTGCTTTTCTGTCAATTCTTTGTGCTTTTTAGCTAATTGCTGGATGTCTTTTTCGAGCCCTTTTTTGTCTTGTAGTAGGGTGTTTATTTTTTTCTTTTCTTGCCAGTTGTTGTTATTGTTCTTTTTGAGATCTCGTTGTATCTCTTCTATTTGTTCACGAATGTCTTCTGCTTTGTCAAGTGTCCTATGGATATCTGATTTCGCTTGAGCAGCAGTTTTTTCTATTTCTGCGTCGATTTCTGTATTATCAGGTAGTTTGAAACTATGTTTTTGAGAGCGTGCTGGTTTGTATCCATTGATTGCGTCATTGTCGTATACGCGAACATAATAGTGGAGTATTTCTCCAGGGTGTAGATCGATCGAATCTAAGGATAATTGATAAAAGAAGTTTTGAGCGTTGTGCGATGAGACCAATTGCATAGGTAGTCTTTTGGTTTCCTCATGGACCTCATAGATGAATTCTAAGCTACTAAACCCGTAATCATCCATGATACTTCCAGTGACTATTACATATTGGTACAAGGTAGTATCTGATATCGTTTGTAGGTTTATGATTGGAAATTGATCCTTGATTACATCTATTTGATATGAAATGGGCTGTTTGTTCTTACCGTGCTGATTACGGAGTTGTATTTGATAATCTTGGGTATGGAGGAGCTGTTTATATGCGGTAAATTGATTTTGATGTGGAGATTGCATTTCGATGGTGTCTTCTGTCATTTGTAAACTGATGCCATTCGATTCTATAGATTCAATTGTCCAGTGCGCTGTGGTTCCTTCGGGTACTGTAAGATTGCCATTGTTTGAAATCTTAGTGTTTTCTAGACCCGTATACGGGGGATATTGTAATTGTATATTGAGGTTTTTGATGTCTGGTCTTGATCTGACTTCTATCGTATAGGTTTTGGACTTGTAGTTTCCAGCCAAGATTTGGAAGGAAAAATCATTTTGTACTCTCGGATATTGGTAGTTGATGTGTGTTGCATCACTGAATTTCATTTTGTTCGTTTTGCCGTGAGCTTTCAAATAGAACTGATCGGGTACGGCCTCTCCTTCTACAACCATCTCAATGGTAAAGGGTTCGTTTTTGAAAGCAACAAATGTTTCAAAAGCAGGTTTCACATGAAACAATGCATCATTGTATTCTTTATCGTAGTGGATAATTCGATGGGTACTCTCCGTCAAGAAATGAGGAATAATCATGAGTAGCAGTAGTATCAATGCTGCAGGGAAGAGTAAATAGCGTAAATACTTGTAGTTAGTTTTGAGATTTATGCTTGTGTTAAAATCAAAAACCGATAGTTCGTTTGTACGCTGTTCAATACTTGCTTTAAGTAAAGAGGTTTCTTGGTGGTTTATCTGTAACTGTATAGTATTCAGTAATTTATCATCGAGATTTGGAAAATATTTGCCAATTTCTCGCGCAGCATCTTTGTCGCTGATCTGTTTGCTACTGTTTAGATAGTGATAGAGTGGTAGTATGAGATAGCGAATGAGCGTGAACAAAAAGGTGGCGAATAATAGGAGCAATAGAGAAAATCTGCCTGACTCAGAAAAGCGAAAGGAAAATTCTAAGCTGTTGACTATAAGATACGAGCTGAGCAAAACGATGAAGAAGAGAATTCCGTTTTTGATGAGTTTGTTCAAAAACAGTTTCTTTTTATACGCCTGTATCTTTTGTGTTAGTTTGATTGCTCTATGTTGTGTTTCTTTTTTCAATAGCTCGTTATCTTTTCGAAATAGATGTGTTCGATCTGCTTCGATAGCTTTTCATAGTCTTTTAACCCTTGAAGTGTCCGTGGAGTTATGAAATACTCTGGATATATGTTGAAAACACCAATTGCGTTCGTTTTTGACGATGAATTGAAAGATTGTTTGATTGATCTTATAATGTATTGATTATCAGAACTTAATGAGTCAATTTTTATCAATTTTTTAGAAATGAAAGGCTTATACGGCGTGTTCTCAGATTCATTCCGTACCTCTACCCTGATTTTTGCCAAAAAACGTGGGTCTAAAACGGCATTTTTTAACTCGGGCAATTTTTGAATTCCTATGGTGATAGTGTCTTCTAAACTATTATGTAGAAGTGTGGTTGTATCAATTTGTATATCAAGAGAGTCCAAGCCTAACCAGTCTCTACATAGAATGATATCTTCTAGATTGTGGAAGTTTTCAAAAGTATAAAACTCTACAAAGGCAGTGTTACTTCTAATCGCTTTGAACTCGCTGTATTTATTGGATAGTATTTGGTTTAAAAAATGAACGGACTTTATCTTGGAAGAGTCTCGGGATGACACTTGAATGATATCAATATTTCTCTCCCGAAACTCATGAAGTATGGCTTCTTCATTTTTAAGGAACCTGAGATTGATAGTTTGGATATTGCTGCTAGAGTCTAGTGCGTGGAGACGGTAGAGAATATCCGTATCTGCAAGTGTGATTTCGTATGGTGCGGCTTCTTGTTTTTCAATGGGTTGGGAGAGCTCTACGACGAATTGCTCAGCTATATTTTTGTTTTGTGTAGAATCTAACGTGAGTATACTGCTGGTGAAATTGATGTTGAGTGTTTCACGTGAATCAGATTCAATACTATGCTGGTCTATATCTTTACACGATATTAGAGCACATAATATGATAAGAGAATGGAGTGTATTGCGCATGGTCAAAATACTAAACCTATTTCTTTCTCAAAATATTCCATAGTATGAATTTTCAGTAATTTTTCTTGTTCCATCAAATTCAGGTTCGGTACTTTCTTGTCTTCAATCCAATGAGGCCAGCCTTCTTCATCGAGTCCCTCTAGTGTATAGTATCCTGATAGACTGAGTACTTTGCATATACCGATATGAATCAGGTCTTGTTTTTCTTCTTTGGAAAATGGAACATGTCCCCTACCCAATTCTTGTACGCCGATCAAGAATAGAATGCTATTTAAATCACTGGGTTTTTTTCCAATGACAATTTTTAATGACTCGCGTAGTTTGAGCCATTTCCGGTCCAAATCAAGATCTCTTTTCATTCTATCTACTTCTATTTTCAAAGATAATTGACCTCTATACAGGAATCTATAATTATCTTGAAGAAAGCCCGATAAGATATGAATTTAACCAAATATTGGAAGGGATTTGTCTCTTTGGTTTATCCCATGACCTGTACAAATTGTGCTCGACCACTTGTTGATGGTGAAGAGTTGCTGTGTTTGCATTGCCGAATGGATCTACCTCTCATAGATTATTATAAAGTACGTGACAATCCATTGTATGAGTATTTATGTGGTGTGATAGAAATTGAAGCGGCTTACGCTTATATGCGCTATCAGAAGAATGGGATGGCTCAGACGCTGCTGCGTCAGTTAAAGTACCAGGGATCGTCTCAAACGGGCTTTGTTTTGGGCAAATGGTTGGGACATGCAATGGTGTCCGATAAGCTTCAATTTGATTGTATTGTTCCTGTCCCTTTGCACCTCTCTCGCATGCGAAAAAGGGGATATAATCAGTCTTTAGAGATTGCTAAGGGGATGAGTAAAGTGTTGGGAACTCCAATCATGCAACACGCTATTGTACGTGTTTCTATGTCAACGTCTCAGGCGAAAAAAAGCCGTTTGGACAGGTTCAAGAGCAATCAATCTGAATATCAAGTGGTGAATCAATCAATATTGGAAAAGAAGCGTGTCTTGCTGGTTGATGATGTGATTACAACAGGGGCTACTATCACGTCGATCTCTAAACTACTTCTAGATCATGGTGTGAAAGCTCTGTCTGTGGCATGCTTGGCGACTGGAAAATAAAAAGGCTTGCTGCAGTGCAACAAGCCTTAAATGCTTTCCTTAATTTAAGGATTATTAGTAGTTGGTTCCAGCTCTAATCATCGCACATCTAAATCCAATGGTAGATGTGGCAGAATCCTCGGCCAAGAATCTCCTCGTACCAGGTGACATCCAATAAGCTACATCTGCCCATGATCCACCTTTATATACTCTTACTCTGTCACTGATGAGTGATTGGAAATTTTCAAAATCATAACCATCTTCTTCATCCAAGAAACCATCGTTTCTGACTGGGTTTAGATCATCAAAATCTTGGTAAGATAATGGACGGTATACATCTTGTACCCACTCATTTACGTTTCCTGCCATGTTGTATAGACCGAAATCATTTGGAGGATAATCATAAATGTATGTGGTGATCATTGCTCCGTCATTCAACTTACCAGCGATACCGGCATAGTCTCCACGACCTCTTTTGAAGTTGGCCATGAATGTACCAATCTTTTTGCCGTATGGATTTCTGAGTGCGTGACCATCCCATGGATAGAGACGTCTGTGCGTTTGGTTCTCATCCAACCATTGTGTACCGATAAGAGCTTGTGCAGCATACTCCCATTCTGCTTCAGTAGGGAGTCGATAGTTCGGCAATACAAAACCAGTTTCCAAAGGAATTCTTTGGTTTGGTTTGGTTTCGGCCTCTGCCCCACCCTCATAGTCTTCGTAGTAGCCTGCTTCTTCAGCGAGCTTCTGGTTGACAACAATTGATCTCCAGCTGCAGTAATCTTGTGCTTGTTTCCATGTCACACCCACTACTGGGAAAAAACGGAAACCAGGGTACCTCAAGTAATGATCAACATAAGGGTCATTGTATGCCAACTCTCTAGACCATACAGTCGTGTCTGGCAATGCTGACTTGAAAAATGCTGCAGATGAATCCATGCGCACATAGTGTAGGTACTCTAACCAGTGCACATTGGCTACTTCTGTTTCATCCATGTAAAACGATGCTACCGTCACAGTCCTTTCCAGGTTGTTGTTGGTATGCATGATGTCCTCCTCGAAAGTTCCGAGTATGGTACGTCCACCTTCAATGAATCGCAAGTTCGGCCCATCAGGCTGACCTCTAAATTCACTGACTTCAAATGCACCTTCTTCGTTGTATTCTAGTCCCGTTACGGAACTATAATTCCCAGGATTTTGACTAGTTGCATGTCCGCCACCTCCACCACAAGAGCTTAATGCAAAACCTAGTCCTAGGATAAACGCTGATGCGTTTAAGAAAGGAATAAATTTCTTCATAACAATTATCAAATTTTATTCGAACTCCTAAAATAGCTACAAAATTCAACAAAACAAATTGCAAACCGTTTCGCTACTGATTTTCAGCAGGAATTAGTCTTAAGAATTTCAAATGCAACTGCTTTGAAGCCTGTAAACTCATTTCTATTAATAAAATCCAAAAGTATTCAAAATATTGTCTATTTGGTCAAATTATTTGATAAATGATATAGAATAAATGTCGCGAAATCTTAATGGTTTATTCATATAGACACAAATGCAAGAATTTTCTGTAAATTTGCCCTTAGAATGTCACAGACAGAGGTTTTATCATATCGCCCCCTTTTGATGTCAGTCGCTTACAACCTCGTAGGCTGTCGGTCGACTGCCGAAGATTTGGTACAAGACACTTTTTTTAGTTGGCTTAGGTTGGATACACATACTATACAGGATGCGAAATCGTATCTGACAAAAACCGTTACAAACAAGTGCTTGAATTATTTGAAATCTATCAAGATCAAGCGAGAGGAACTGATTGATAATGTAAGCCCTGCAGCAGTATCTGTAAGTTTCACTCCTGATTTCTCAAATTTGGATTTGAAATGTGAAGTAACTCACGCTATGTCTTTGATCTTTAAAAAACTTGCTCCGACAGAGCGCGCAGTATTTGTACTAAAGGAACTGTTCAATTTTGATTATTCTGATTTGACTACCATTCTTGGTAAGAAGGCGGACAATTGTCGGAAGATTTTTAGTCGTGCACAGCTGAAACTAGGCGATGAAACCGAGCGGTTTAGTGTCGATGTGGACAAGCTACGCAAAACGGTAGTAGACTTCAAAAACGCTACGCTAGGTGAATTTTCGGATTTGATCGAAAATTTGAAAACCGATATCAATAAGTAGTTCTTAGAATTCTTCTTATAGGTTGATTTTGTGCATAGGCCAATTTTTATGCGGAGAATTTTACTCCGTCTGAAGTTTTAGAACTTGATGACTGTAGTGTTTTTTTGACTTGTCAAAGTGGCAGGAAGGCATGTGTTGATTTCTTCACGAAGTGCCTTGACCATTTTATGCTTCACAAAACTTTTCTTAATCACCAGTCCTACTTCTCTAGTGGGAATAGGTTCTGTAAATTTTCTGACTTTGGATTTGTCGTCTTTGCTTAGATCATATGTGAAAAGCTCCGGAATCAAAGTATAGCCTCCCCGTTTGTCAACAAGTTTTTTGAGAGCTTCTAGCGACCCACTTTCGTAGTGTACACGATTGTTGTAGCGTTCTGAGCGACTGACATTGCAGATGTTGAGTGTTTGTTGACGAAAGCAGTGTCCTTCGTTCAATATCCATAAACCTTCAGGGTTGAGTTCACTGGCTTCTACTTTTGAACTGTTGTATAATGGGTGACGGTGTGAGACATAGAGCGAAAACTCTTCGTAGAAAAGCGGAATTTCCTTAAAATCCGTTTCTTTGAGAGGGGTCACAAGTATACCAATATCAATTTGATCCTTTTTTAGTAGGTCAACCAAACTATCCGTCATGTGCTCGGAGATTTGTAGGTTGATAAAAGGATACTTTTCGATGAAACTAGAAATGAAAAGAGGGACAAGATAGGGAGCCAATGTAGGAATTACCCCGATTCTGATGTCGCCTTTGATATCATGTTTTTCTTCGTCAATGATTTCGCTGATGCGCTGCGATTCGTTGAGAATCACTCGTGCTTGTTCCAAAATTTTCTTGCCGATTTCGGTGGGTTGTACGGGGTGTTTGGATCGGTCAAAGAGGCTCACACCAAGTGAATCTTCCAGCTTTTGAATTTGCATACTTAGCGTGGGTTGAGTCACAAAGCATTTTTCTGCCGCAAGGGCAAAATGACGGTAATTGTCGAGAGCGACGATATATTCTAGCTGGACGAGTGTCAAGGCAATGAGTTTAAAGATGATTGAAGGCTCAAACTTGAGCCTTCAATTCTAATGCTTTTATTCGAGAATTTTGAATTCAACTCGTCGATTCTGCTTACGGTCTGCTACAGTATCATTGGATGCTACTGGTTGAGATTCTCCATAGCCGACGGTGACCATTCTACTGGTGTTTATACCGTGTGATTTGAAATAATTGTAAACCGAATTTGCTCTACGTTTGGATAGTTGTTGGTTGTAGTCTTTGTCACCTATCGAATCACTATGGCCTGAGATTTCTATTTTCTCAATTTCTCCTGATTGCAGCATTTCCAAAATACGGTGTAGCTCAGGGTAAGATGCTGTTTTGAGTTCGTCTTGATCAAAATCAAAGAAGATATTGTTGAGTACAACAGCCGCTCCTGTATGGATTGGGTTGAGTGTGAGGTCTTGAACTATTGTTCTAGATTCTGTTTCTTCGTTTAGATCGATGTGTTCATTCTGAGCAAGATATCCTCGTTTTTCAGCCAAGAAACCATAGCGTGCTCCTGATCTTACTTTGAATTCGTAGATGCCATTTTCGTCAGTTTGTGTTTCACCTACTTTAAGGCCGTCGGGTAGTCTTTCTACGATGATTTTTCCGACGATAGGTTGATTGGTCTCTTCGTCTATCACTTGGCCTTTGACGGTTACGAATATTTCGGTGATTGGGACAACCGGAGCAGCGGCAACCACAGGCTCTTCTTCTACAGGTTCGTCTGTACTTGCAATGACTCCTTCTTCAGGCATTTCTTTCTCTGGGTCGATGAATAGTTCGTCTATGCGGAACTGGAAGACATCAGTATTCTCGTCAGAAGACCCTCGTGTGAAATAGGCATGGCTACCTGTAGCAGGTAAGTTAAAATATGTGTCATCCTCTGGTCCATTGACTCCTCTTCCCATGTTTTCTGGAGAAGACCAGTTGGTCCATGTATCATCCAATCTCTTGGATACATAGATATCTGCCCCACCGTATCCTCGGAACCCCTTGGATGTGAAGTAGAGGGTTTCATTGTCTGAATCTAGAAAAGGGGCATATTCTGCATCAGCAGAGTTGATGGTTACGCCCATATTGAGCGGTTCGGACCACATTTCCGAATTGGGCTTTTTGAATGAGGCATAGAGATCTCTATCTCCATTGGTATCATCTCTCTCCAATGACATGATGATGATTTCGGTATCAGCACTCATATAAAAATCTGCCTGATCTGAATAGTTGTAGGAGTTTTCGATATCGATGTTTTCTGGTTTATCCCATTTGTCTCCGTCACTTGATCTTGACATGGATATGCCTTCTCCCATTCTGCCTCTCTTTTCGTAGCGGTTGCCTAAGAGCAAAATCGTTTCGTCACCTACTTGGGTAATCGAGCAAATATAGTTGGGTCCAGGAGTGTTGAGAGGTGCACCGATATTTTTGGCGGGTAGCCATTCGTGAGTCTCTTCGTCAAGTTCAGAATACCAAATATCTGAATAGTCGTCCATTCCTCCGACATTGTCTGGGTGGCTCCTTCTACTGAAATACAGCCGCTTGCCATCTGGCGAAAGCAAAGGGCCGAGTTCGACATATTCACTGTTTACATTAGTGCTTAGTCTTTCTGTACTCAAGTTGTTGTTGACATTATCTGCGAGTTCGATCAACACACTAATTGGTATGTTTGAAGAAGATAACCCGATGGCATCAATACTATTGTATCCTGGTACGGTTGTACAGTCGAGATCTACTCGAATGTAGGCAATGCGGTAAGGTGTTTTTTCAAAGAATAAATTGAGTAGTCTACTTTGAAGAGGAATGGGTCTTGCATTCAGGTCGAAAAGTAGATACTCATTGTCTAATGAATCATAGGCGAAGACTTTGCTGACAGCACCTGGGTTTTCGGTTTCTGCTATTGCAATTTGTTGTGCTCGAATAGGCTCGTCAAACTTGACAACTATATATTCTTGGCCATTTGTTTTAGCGGGTCGCCAGGCATTTGGGCTTTCTCCGCCCGATGGATATACATTTGGAGAATGAAGAGCTTGGCTTGCGGCATACTGCAAAGCTGTCAATTCTGAGGTGACAAACATGACTTCAGATGCCCATTGTACAGTCTCTTGAGCCGATGCTCTAGTGCCTAGTAATACTATAATGAGGAGAATGGTAAATTTCTTCATTCAGGTTAGATACGATTGATGTAAATTTGAATCATAGACTGGCAGGAATCAAAGATATTCAAATTATTTTATTGTTGAATTATTCTTACTTCTACTCGTCTGTTTTTTGTACGAGCTTCGGGTGTTCTTTCTCGTGTCAAAGGTTCGGTCCCTCCGAAGGCTTTTGTACGAATTCTGCTTTTCTTAATTCCTTTTTTGATTAAATATTCTTTGACGGCTAAAACTCTCTCTTCGGAAAGCTCTAAGTTGGCTTGAGCATTTCCCTGAAAATCAGTATGTCCTTCAAGTTGAATGATGGTGTTAGGTCGTTGGTCGAGCCAATCTGCTAAGGCATCTAACTCTTCGTATGATTCTGGAGTGATGACGGATTTTCCTCTTGCAAAAATTAGATTGTCGAGTGATATTTTTTCATGCATGGCATCTGGCTCCATTTTGAAATTCTTTTCGATGAGTCCAATCCCTTTGTCTGTTACGACAAACTCTTCACTTATTGTTTTGTATCCATCTGCCTTGACATTGAGAATGTATTTTTGGTTTTCGATCATATAGAGTTCGTAGACCCCATTGGACTGATTTGTTTTGGAGACCCCCATGTCGTCATAGTAGGGTAGCTTTTCGTAAAAAACACTGGCAAGAATCGCCTTGTTGTCGTTGGGGTCTGTCACAGTACCTGTGACACGTATCATTTTGTCTTGATCTTGGGCTATCACTTGTGTACATAAACTCACAAGGAGTAAAGCTAGAATGGGTCTTAGAAACATGGTGTTAGGTTCAGTATTCAATTCAAGCTCAAAGATGACAAAAAAAATTAATTTTTTTGGATTATTCCAATCAATAGATTTCGATAGGAATCTAATTTCTAAATATGAAATAGAATGATTCTTAGAATAGCCACTCTTGTTTCTTGGAATGTCTTGCCATTCGTTAGGTGGTCTCGTTGTGCTTCTTATATTTGTTGGCATTATTACGAGTAGTTCAGATGGCGGGTACAAAACCAAACACTTCACTTAATCTTTATAAAAACCGATCCAAATTCAAATGGGTTGTACTTGGGGTTTCTGTGTTTATCAGTTTGGTTTCCATTTACTATACGAATGTCCTTGTCGGCCAACTCAAAAGTCGCGAGGAGAAACACATTGGCCTATATGCAAGTACTTTGGAGTACATAGCCAATCAGCAAAACAATTCTGACATGAATTTTGTGTTTGAGGAAATCATAGTATCCAATAAGTCCATCCCAGTAATCGTGACGGATGAAATAGGAAAGCCGCTTCAGTCTCGAAACATTCCCAAAGTAGACCGGGCCGTGACACCCAAAGAAAAAAATAAGATTCTCAAGGAAGAACTGGAAATTATGGAGTCGGAGCACGAGCCCCTTCTCGTGACACTCCGTACAGATGGGAACATTACGGGGTATCAGTTTATATACTATCGCAACTCCTCATTACTTGCACAATTGAAGTATTACCCTGTCGTGCAGTTATCTATCATTGGTATTTTTGGAATGATTGCTTTTTTGGTGTTCAACTATTCCAAAGCGGCAGAGCAAAACCGTGTTTGGGTGGGGATGGCCAAAGAGACCGCACATCAACTGGGTACGCCGATTTCGTCACTCATGGCCTGGGTCGAGTACCTGAAGGCGGACGAAAATTTAACAGACAAAGAGATCATTGTCGAACTCGAAAAGGATGTCGAACGTCTCAATATGATTACTTCACGGTTCTCCAATATTGGTTCTGAACCGACACTAGAAAGTGCCAATGTGTATCGTGTCATTGATGATACGATTGCATATCTCAAACGTCGGGTATCAACCAAGGTGATTTTTACAATCCGGTGTTTCCCCAACGATGAGCTAGAGGCTAACCTCAATATTCCGTTGTTTGAATGGGTGATCGAAAACATTTGTAAAAATGCTGTAGATGCCATGAGCGGAGATGGCCAGATCAATATCAGTATTTTAAAAGCCAATGAAGGACACGTGGTTGTCGATATCGCGGATACAGGTAAGGGAATTGCAAAATCAATGATACCCAAGATTTTTCAACCAGGGTATTCTACCAAAAAGCGTGGCTGGGGACTGGGGCTTACTTTGGTCAAGCGAATCATAGAGAATTACCACAAGGGAAAAATCTATGTCAAAGACTCGGAATTGAACAAGGGAACAACGTTTAGAATTTCGCTCAGATCGTGAGGCATTTAAAAAGAAAAATGATAGTTGGGGATTAAAGGAAGATACTTTAACTTCGCACTTTGAAAAAATAGGACACAATTTTCATAGAATAAAATATCTAGAAATGGCAAATAGTGGTAAAATCACACAAGTTATTGGCCCAGTAGTAGACGTAAGCTTCGAGGCTGAAGGGTCTAAAATTCCAAATATTTTGGACGCACTCTACGTGACCAAAGAAAACGGTCAAAAGGT
The DNA window shown above is from Reichenbachiella sp. 5M10 and carries:
- a CDS encoding ATP-binding protein; the encoded protein is MDAIKIQIPSLSENIRIIESFIDNAKEKFQFDDDIYGNIMIAVTESVNNAIVHGNKSDKDKNVDLSLKLEDSLILFTIQDEGEGFDYDTLPDPTAPENLEKPGGRGIFLMKNLCDEVKFEDDGKRVQLSFYIH
- a CDS encoding DUF4175 family protein encodes the protein MIIPHFLTESTHRIIHYDKEYNDALFHVKPAFETFVAFKNEPFTIEMVVEGEAVPDQFYLKAHGKTNKMKFSDATHINYQYPRVQNDFSFQILAGNYKSKTYTIEVRSRPDIKNLNIQLQYPPYTGLENTKISNNGNLTVPEGTTAHWTIESIESNGISLQMTEDTIEMQSPHQNQFTAYKQLLHTQDYQIQLRNQHGKNKQPISYQIDVIKDQFPIINLQTISDTTLYQYVIVTGSIMDDYGFSSLEFIYEVHEETKRLPMQLVSSHNAQNFFYQLSLDSIDLHPGEILHYYVRVYDNDAINGYKPARSQKHSFKLPDNTEIDAEIEKTAAQAKSDIHRTLDKAEDIREQIEEIQRDLKKNNNNNWQEKKKINTLLQDKKGLEKDIQQLAKKHKELTEKQNKFHKPNPELQKKSAQLQKLMEDILDEETKKLYEELQKLLQDDQSKTNLDELMQDIQQKEKNLEKEIERALEMFKRMQFDYKMDEIIQDLDQLKQQQSDLAQETGEKDTNLETTQENQEELNQKFDQLQEEIDKLEELNEKLSQPEKLDDLSTEQEEINQTQEEINQSLEQGKRKKSQEQQQKAAEQIESLSNQMKSMQTSMEMEMLQENLDHLRDILDNLLKLSFDQEDLMEEFKAVNQSDPRFVSLSQLQLKLRDDAVIIEDSLLSLASRVFQIQSFVTRELDAMNNHIEASLQGMKDRKKNDAVVNQQYTMTSINNLALLLNDVLQQLQQQMAESMGMPQPGQKGKKKPMPSMSQLQQELSKKIQDLKKSGKTGKPLSQELAELAAEQEMIRQQLQQIENELNNGDQGLSNNLKDIIKKMEQTETDLVNKNITQQTIQRQQDILTKMLQSEDALRERELDQQREAQTAQEEIHNTAKKYEEYIKTKQSELELLQTLPPKMNPYYKEEVNKYFQRLNEQ
- a CDS encoding ComF family protein; translation: MNLTKYWKGFVSLVYPMTCTNCARPLVDGEELLCLHCRMDLPLIDYYKVRDNPLYEYLCGVIEIEAAYAYMRYQKNGMAQTLLRQLKYQGSSQTGFVLGKWLGHAMVSDKLQFDCIVPVPLHLSRMRKRGYNQSLEIAKGMSKVLGTPIMQHAIVRVSMSTSQAKKSRLDRFKSNQSEYQVVNQSILEKKRVLLVDDVITTGATITSISKLLLDHGVKALSVACLATGK
- the gldJ gene encoding gliding motility lipoprotein GldJ; the encoded protein is MKKFIPFLNASAFILGLGFALSSCGGGGGHATSQNPGNYSSVTGLEYNEEGAFEVSEFRGQPDGPNLRFIEGGRTILGTFEEDIMHTNNNLERTVTVASFYMDETEVANVHWLEYLHYVRMDSSAAFFKSALPDTTVWSRELAYNDPYVDHYLRYPGFRFFPVVGVTWKQAQDYCSWRSIVVNQKLAEEAGYYEDYEGGAEAETKPNQRIPLETGFVLPNYRLPTEAEWEYAAQALIGTQWLDENQTHRRLYPWDGHALRNPYGKKIGTFMANFKRGRGDYAGIAGKLNDGAMITTYIYDYPPNDFGLYNMAGNVNEWVQDVYRPLSYQDFDDLNPVRNDGFLDEEDGYDFENFQSLISDRVRVYKGGSWADVAYWMSPGTRRFLAEDSATSTIGFRCAMIRAGTNY
- a CDS encoding sigma-70 family RNA polymerase sigma factor, encoding MSQTEVLSYRPLLMSVAYNLVGCRSTAEDLVQDTFFSWLRLDTHTIQDAKSYLTKTVTNKCLNYLKSIKIKREELIDNVSPAAVSVSFTPDFSNLDLKCEVTHAMSLIFKKLAPTERAVFVLKELFNFDYSDLTTILGKKADNCRKIFSRAQLKLGDETERFSVDVDKLRKTVVDFKNATLGEFSDLIENLKTDINK
- a CDS encoding hydrogen peroxide-inducible genes activator, whose product is MTLVQLEYIVALDNYRHFALAAEKCFVTQPTLSMQIQKLEDSLGVSLFDRSKHPVQPTEIGKKILEQARVILNESQRISEIIDEEKHDIKGDIRIGVIPTLAPYLVPLFISSFIEKYPFINLQISEHMTDSLVDLLKKDQIDIGILVTPLKETDFKEIPLFYEEFSLYVSHRHPLYNSSKVEASELNPEGLWILNEGHCFRQQTLNICNVSRSERYNNRVHYESGSLEALKKLVDKRGGYTLIPELFTYDLSKDDKSKVRKFTEPIPTREVGLVIKKSFVKHKMVKALREEINTCLPATLTSQKNTTVIKF